The segment GCGTTCGTCCTCGGGCAGCAGTTCGATCAGCGCGTTCAGCAGCGTGGTCTTGCCCGAGCCGGTGCCGCCGGAGACGAGGATGTTCTGGCGGGACGCAAGCGTGTTCCGGGCGGCTTCGAGGATGTCTTCGGGCAGCGAGCCCAGCCGCACGAGGTCCTCGGCCGAGAACGCGCGGCCTCCGAACCGCCGTATGGTGATCGCGACCTCGGGACTCGCGGGCGGGGTGCAGATGGCGACCCGCGATCCGTCCTCCAGCCGTGCATCCAGGATCGGCCGCGCGGCGGGATCGAGCCCGAGCGGCCGCGCGATGTGGATTGCCGCGCGGTGGAGCCATGCGGCGGTGAGGGCCGGCGCGTCGTGGGGCTCCAGCCTTCCGGCCCGCTCGATCCAGACATTGCCGGGACCGTTGATCATGATCTCGGAGACCTCGGGGTCCCCGAGCAGACCCTCCAGGCCCGGCAAGAAGGGAGTGAGGTGGCCGACGCCGCTGGCGCGCTTCATATCCGCCCCTCCTCCCGTTGCCGCCAGTAGCCCTGGGTCCTCGGCAGGTAGTGGGGCTTCAGGTAGACGCGGGTGGCCGGGAGCGACTTGACGCCGTCGTAGGGGAGGCAGACGGCCTGGTAGTTGGCCAGAAGTCCGAACTCGCGCGGCGTGAACACGGGTTCCCGCTGCCGGCGGAACGACTTGCTCGCGCCGATGGTGCCGCGCCCGCCGCCCGCGCGGCCGGAGAGCAGCGAGAACTCGGGCCTCCCCGTCGTCTCGGTGAACGTGTAGGAGGCCTGCGTCTTCATGACGGAGCCGCACATCTCGGACGCGATCTTGGCCGACGCCTCGTCCGAGAGCGACAGGAAGATCCGGGTGCGGAGCGTCTGGACGAGGGTGCGCCAGGCCTCGCCCGAGGGGAGCACGGAGCGGAGCGAGGAGATCGATTGCGTGGCCACCACGGGCACGCACCGGCACTGGCGCGTGAGCGCGAACGCCTTCTCGTCACCGGAAGGATCGTCCTGGCCGACGGTCGCGAACGCCTGGTATTCGTCGCAGATGAACACGGCGGGCCGCATGTAGCGTTCGGGCCGCCGCGCGGCCTCCGCGGGCCTTCGGAGCAGCGCCTGCATCCAGGCGTTCTTGAGCAGCACGCCGATGGCGCGGGCCAGCGCCGGGTTCGCGCC is part of the Candidatus Palauibacter soopunensis genome and harbors:
- a CDS encoding ATPase, T2SS/T4P/T4SS family, translated to MKRASGVGHLTPFLPGLEGLLGDPEVSEIMINGPGNVWIERAGRLEPHDAPALTAAWLHRAAIHIARPLGLDPAARPILDARLEDGSRVAICTPPASPEVAITIRRFGGRAFSAEDLVRLGSLPEDILEAARNTLASRQNILVSGGTGSGKTTLLNALIELLPEDERIVAIEDTLELRIDRANCLRFEAGATLSETPVEIRDLVRHALRHRPDHIVVGEVRGGEAADLLQALNTGHGGSLTTIHANNARSALSRLASCAMQAGDALPWEVTCRGVVDGIALVLHVARRGGQRFVEDALEVGGYDAATGHWITGPPEAGRREEPTPKEVNP